A region of Pan troglodytes isolate AG18354 chromosome 23, NHGRI_mPanTro3-v2.0_pri, whole genome shotgun sequence DNA encodes the following proteins:
- the SEPTIN5 gene encoding septin-5 isoform X3 → MSTGLRYKSKLATPEDKQDIDKQYVGFATLPNQVHRKSVKKGFDFTLMVAGESGLGKSTLVHSLFLTDLYKDRKLLSAEERISQTVEILKHTVDIEEKGVKLKLTIVDTPGFGDAVNNTECWKPITDYVDQQFEQYFRDESGLNRKNIQDNRVHCCLYFISPFGHGLRPVDVGFMKALHEKVNIVPLIAKADCLVPSEIRKLKERIREEIDKFGIHVYQFPECDSDEDEDFKQQDRELKESAPFAVIGSNTVVEAKGQRVRGRLYPWGIVEVENQAHCDFVKLRNMLIRTHMHDLKDVTCDVHYENYRAHCIQQMTSKLTQDSRMESPIPILPLPTPDAETEKLIRMKDEELRRMQEMLQRMKQQMQDQ, encoded by the exons AGGACAAGCAG GACATTGACAAGCAGTACGTGGGCTTCGCCACACTGCCCAACCAGGTGCACCGCAAGTCGGTGAAGAAAGGCTTTGACTTCACACTCATGGTGGCTG GTGAGTCAGGCCTGGGGAAGTCCACACTGGTCCACAGCCTCTTCCTGACAGACTTGTATAAGGACCGGAAGCTGCTCAGTGCTGAGG AGCGCATCAGCCAGACGGTAGAGATTCTAAAACACACGGTGGACATTGAGGAGAAGGGAGTCAAGCTGAAGCTCACCATCGTGGACACGCCGGGATTCGGGGACGCTGTCAACAACACCGAGTG CTGGAAGCCCATCACCGACTATGTGGACCAGCAGTTTGAGCAGTACTTCCGTGATGAGAGCGGCCTCAACCGAAAGAACATCCAAGACAACCGAGTGCACTGCTGCCTGTACTTCATCTCCCCCTTCGGGCATGG GCTGCGGCCAGTGGATGTGGGTTTCATGAAGGCATTGCATGAGAAGGTCAACATCGTGCCTCTCATCGCCAAAGCTGACTGTCTTGTCCCCAGTGAGATCCGGAAGCTGAAGGAGCGG ATCCGGGAGGAGATTGACAAGTTTGGGATCCATGTATACCAGTTCCCTGAGTGTGACTCGGACGAGGATGAGGACTTCAAGCAGCAGGACCGGGAACTGAAG gaGAGCGCGCCCTTCGCCGTTATAGGCAGCAACACGGTGGTGGAGGCCAAGGGGCAGCGGGTCCGGGGCCGACTGTACCCCTGGGGGATCGTGGAGG TGGAGAACCAGGCGCACTGCGACTTCGTGAAGCTGCGCAACATGCTCATCCGCACGCATATGCACGACCTCAAGGACGTGACGTGCGACGTGCACTACGAGAACTACCGCGCGCACTGCATCCAGCAGATGACCAG CAAACTGACCCAGGACAGCCGCATGGAGAGCCCCATCCCGATCCTGCCGCTGCCCACCCCGGACGCCGAGACTGAGAAGCTTATCAGGATGAAGGATGAGGAA CTGAGGCGCATGCAGGAGATGCTGCAGAGGATGAAGCAGCAGATGCAGGACCAGTGA
- the SEPTIN5 gene encoding septin-5 isoform X2: MVAGESGLGKSTLVHSLFLTDLYKDRKLLSAEERISQTVEILKHTVDIEEKGVKLKLTIVDTPGFGDAVNNTECWKPITDYVDQQFEQYFRDESGLNRKNIQDNRVHCCLYFISPFGHGLRPVDVGFMKALHEKVNIVPLIAKADCLVPSEIRKLKERIREEIDKFGIHVYQFPECDSDEDEDFKQQDRELKESAPFAVIGSNTVVEAKGQRVRGRLYPWGIVEVENQAHCDFVKLRNMLIRTHMHDLKDVTCDVHYENYRAHCIQQMTSKLTQDSRMESPIPILPLPTPDAETEKLIRMKDEELRRMQEMLQRMKQQMQDQ; this comes from the exons ATGGTGGCTG GTGAGTCAGGCCTGGGGAAGTCCACACTGGTCCACAGCCTCTTCCTGACAGACTTGTATAAGGACCGGAAGCTGCTCAGTGCTGAGG AGCGCATCAGCCAGACGGTAGAGATTCTAAAACACACGGTGGACATTGAGGAGAAGGGAGTCAAGCTGAAGCTCACCATCGTGGACACGCCGGGATTCGGGGACGCTGTCAACAACACCGAGTG CTGGAAGCCCATCACCGACTATGTGGACCAGCAGTTTGAGCAGTACTTCCGTGATGAGAGCGGCCTCAACCGAAAGAACATCCAAGACAACCGAGTGCACTGCTGCCTGTACTTCATCTCCCCCTTCGGGCATGG GCTGCGGCCAGTGGATGTGGGTTTCATGAAGGCATTGCATGAGAAGGTCAACATCGTGCCTCTCATCGCCAAAGCTGACTGTCTTGTCCCCAGTGAGATCCGGAAGCTGAAGGAGCGG ATCCGGGAGGAGATTGACAAGTTTGGGATCCATGTATACCAGTTCCCTGAGTGTGACTCGGACGAGGATGAGGACTTCAAGCAGCAGGACCGGGAACTGAAG gaGAGCGCGCCCTTCGCCGTTATAGGCAGCAACACGGTGGTGGAGGCCAAGGGGCAGCGGGTCCGGGGCCGACTGTACCCCTGGGGGATCGTGGAGG TGGAGAACCAGGCGCACTGCGACTTCGTGAAGCTGCGCAACATGCTCATCCGCACGCATATGCACGACCTCAAGGACGTGACGTGCGACGTGCACTACGAGAACTACCGCGCGCACTGCATCCAGCAGATGACCAG CAAACTGACCCAGGACAGCCGCATGGAGAGCCCCATCCCGATCCTGCCGCTGCCCACCCCGGACGCCGAGACTGAGAAGCTTATCAGGATGAAGGATGAGGAA CTGAGGCGCATGCAGGAGATGCTGCAGAGGATGAAGCAGCAGATGCAGGACCAGTGA
- the SEPTIN5 gene encoding septin-5 isoform X1, whose amino-acid sequence MDSLAAPQDRLVEQLLSPRTQAQRRLKDIDKQYVGFATLPNQVHRKSVKKGFDFTLMVAGESGLGKSTLVHSLFLTDLYKDRKLLSAEERISQTVEILKHTVDIEEKGVKLKLTIVDTPGFGDAVNNTECWKPITDYVDQQFEQYFRDESGLNRKNIQDNRVHCCLYFISPFGHGLRPVDVGFMKALHEKVNIVPLIAKADCLVPSEIRKLKERIREEIDKFGIHVYQFPECDSDEDEDFKQQDRELKESAPFAVIGSNTVVEAKGQRVRGRLYPWGIVEVENQAHCDFVKLRNMLIRTHMHDLKDVTCDVHYENYRAHCIQQMTSKLTQDSRMESPIPILPLPTPDAETEKLIRMKDEELRRMQEMLQRMKQQMQDQ is encoded by the exons ATGGACTCGCTGGCAGCGCCCCAGGACCGCCTGGTGGAGCAGCTGCTGTCGCCGCGGACCCAGGCCCAGAGGCGGCTCAAG GACATTGACAAGCAGTACGTGGGCTTCGCCACACTGCCCAACCAGGTGCACCGCAAGTCGGTGAAGAAAGGCTTTGACTTCACACTCATGGTGGCTG GTGAGTCAGGCCTGGGGAAGTCCACACTGGTCCACAGCCTCTTCCTGACAGACTTGTATAAGGACCGGAAGCTGCTCAGTGCTGAGG AGCGCATCAGCCAGACGGTAGAGATTCTAAAACACACGGTGGACATTGAGGAGAAGGGAGTCAAGCTGAAGCTCACCATCGTGGACACGCCGGGATTCGGGGACGCTGTCAACAACACCGAGTG CTGGAAGCCCATCACCGACTATGTGGACCAGCAGTTTGAGCAGTACTTCCGTGATGAGAGCGGCCTCAACCGAAAGAACATCCAAGACAACCGAGTGCACTGCTGCCTGTACTTCATCTCCCCCTTCGGGCATGG GCTGCGGCCAGTGGATGTGGGTTTCATGAAGGCATTGCATGAGAAGGTCAACATCGTGCCTCTCATCGCCAAAGCTGACTGTCTTGTCCCCAGTGAGATCCGGAAGCTGAAGGAGCGG ATCCGGGAGGAGATTGACAAGTTTGGGATCCATGTATACCAGTTCCCTGAGTGTGACTCGGACGAGGATGAGGACTTCAAGCAGCAGGACCGGGAACTGAAG gaGAGCGCGCCCTTCGCCGTTATAGGCAGCAACACGGTGGTGGAGGCCAAGGGGCAGCGGGTCCGGGGCCGACTGTACCCCTGGGGGATCGTGGAGG TGGAGAACCAGGCGCACTGCGACTTCGTGAAGCTGCGCAACATGCTCATCCGCACGCATATGCACGACCTCAAGGACGTGACGTGCGACGTGCACTACGAGAACTACCGCGCGCACTGCATCCAGCAGATGACCAG CAAACTGACCCAGGACAGCCGCATGGAGAGCCCCATCCCGATCCTGCCGCTGCCCACCCCGGACGCCGAGACTGAGAAGCTTATCAGGATGAAGGATGAGGAA CTGAGGCGCATGCAGGAGATGCTGCAGAGGATGAAGCAGCAGATGCAGGACCAGTGA
- the GP1BB gene encoding platelet glycoprotein Ib beta chain yields MGSGPRGALSLLLLLLAPPSRPAAGCPAPCSCAGTLVDCGRRGLTWASLPTAFPVDTTELVLTGNNLTALPPGLLDALPALRTAHLGANPWRCDCRLVPLRAWLAGRPERAPYRDLRCVAPPALRGRLLPYLAEDELRAACAPGPLCWGALAAQLALLGLGLLHALLLVLLLCRLRRLRARARARAAARLSLTDPLVAERAGTDEF; encoded by the exons ATGGGCTCCG GGCCGCGCGGGGCGCTGAGCTTACTGCTCCTGCTGCTGGCCCCGCCGAGCCGCCCGGCCGCAGGTTGCCCGGCGCCCTGTAGCTGCGCGGGGACGCTCGTGGACTGCGGGCGCCGCGGGCTGACTTGGGCCTCGCTGCCGACCGCCTTCCCTGTCGACACAACCGAGCTGGTGCTGACCGGCAACAACCTGACGGCGCTGCCGCCGGGGCTGCTGGACGCGCTGCCCGCGCTGCGCACCGCACACCTGGGCGCCAACCCCTGGCGCTGCGACTGCCGCCTTGTGCCGCTGCGCGCCTGGCTGGCCGGCCGCCCCGAGCGTGCGCCCTACCGCGACCTGCGTTGCGTGGCGCCCCCAGCGCTGCGCGGCCGCCTGCTGCCCTATCTGGCCGAGGACGAGCTGCGCGCCGCTTGCGCTCCCGGCCCGCTCTGCTGGGGGGCGCTGGCGGCGCAGCTTGCGCTGCTGGGCCTTGGGCTGCTGCACGCGTtgctgctggtgctgctgctgTGCCGCCTGCGGAGGCTGCGGGCCCGGGCCCGCGCTCGCGCCGCAGCCCGGCTGTCGCTGACCGACCCGCTGGTGGCCGAGCGAGCCGGAACCGACGAGTTCTGA
- the SEPTIN5 gene encoding septin-5 isoform X4 codes for MDSLAAPQDRLVEQLLSPRTQAQRRLKDIDKQYVGFATLPNQVHRKSVKKGFDFTLMVAGESGLGKSTLVHSLFLTDLYKDRKLLSAEERISQTVEILKHTVDIEEKGVKLKLTIVDTPGFGDAVNNTECWKPITDYVDQQFEQYFRDESGLNRKNIQDNRVHCCLYFISPFGHGLRPVDVGFMKALHEKVNIVPLIAKADCLVPSEIRKLKERIREEIDKFGIHVYQFPECDSDEDEDFKQQDRELKESAPFAVIGSNTVVEAKGQRVRGRLYPWGIVEGALRLREAAQHAHPHAYARPQGRDVRRALRELPRALHPADDQQTDPGQPHGEPHPDPAAAHPGRRD; via the exons ATGGACTCGCTGGCAGCGCCCCAGGACCGCCTGGTGGAGCAGCTGCTGTCGCCGCGGACCCAGGCCCAGAGGCGGCTCAAG GACATTGACAAGCAGTACGTGGGCTTCGCCACACTGCCCAACCAGGTGCACCGCAAGTCGGTGAAGAAAGGCTTTGACTTCACACTCATGGTGGCTG GTGAGTCAGGCCTGGGGAAGTCCACACTGGTCCACAGCCTCTTCCTGACAGACTTGTATAAGGACCGGAAGCTGCTCAGTGCTGAGG AGCGCATCAGCCAGACGGTAGAGATTCTAAAACACACGGTGGACATTGAGGAGAAGGGAGTCAAGCTGAAGCTCACCATCGTGGACACGCCGGGATTCGGGGACGCTGTCAACAACACCGAGTG CTGGAAGCCCATCACCGACTATGTGGACCAGCAGTTTGAGCAGTACTTCCGTGATGAGAGCGGCCTCAACCGAAAGAACATCCAAGACAACCGAGTGCACTGCTGCCTGTACTTCATCTCCCCCTTCGGGCATGG GCTGCGGCCAGTGGATGTGGGTTTCATGAAGGCATTGCATGAGAAGGTCAACATCGTGCCTCTCATCGCCAAAGCTGACTGTCTTGTCCCCAGTGAGATCCGGAAGCTGAAGGAGCGG ATCCGGGAGGAGATTGACAAGTTTGGGATCCATGTATACCAGTTCCCTGAGTGTGACTCGGACGAGGATGAGGACTTCAAGCAGCAGGACCGGGAACTGAAG gaGAGCGCGCCCTTCGCCGTTATAGGCAGCAACACGGTGGTGGAGGCCAAGGGGCAGCGGGTCCGGGGCCGACTGTACCCCTGGGGGATCGTGGAGG GCGCACTGCGACTTCGTGAAGCTGCGCAACATGCTCATCCGCACGCATATGCACGACCTCAAGGACGTGACGTGCGACGTGCACTACGAGAACTACCGCGCGCACTGCATCCAGCAGATGACCAG CAAACTGACCCAGGACAGCCGCATGGAGAGCCCCATCCCGATCCTGCCGCTGCCCACCCCGGACGCCGAGACTGA